One Solanum lycopersicum chromosome 2, SLM_r2.1 genomic region harbors:
- the LOC101260389 gene encoding uncharacterized protein isoform X2, with the protein MRTKAGASMAKSFDAQKYLKRVGLGKEDYHFWKQVGKALLCTYTLFGVAWVWNETSPLGWWTLKPRPKEEKELAHLYERRKFPYPGDEKAMEEFVAKGGMIGTTIGPKGIIESDKDSYNYQKALQDKKVDQEAFKLWTRMRNEVISELQEKGFDVEGENLLS; encoded by the exons ATGCGTACCAAAGCAGGTGCTTCAATGGCAAAATCATTCGATGCCCAGAAGTATCTGAAGAGAGTCGGATTAGGGAAAGAAGATTATCACTTCTGGAAGCAAGTGGGAAAAGCTTTGCTCTGTACTTACACTCTGTTTGGTGTGGCGTGGGTGTGGAATGAAACCTCGCCGCTTGGTTGGTGGACTTTAAAGCCACGGccaaaggaagaaaaagaattagcacATCTATACGAACGCCGGAAATTTCCATATCCAGGTGACGAGAAAGCCATGGAAGAATTCGTTGCCAAAGGTGGGATGATTGGAACTACAATTGGTCCCAAGGGAATCATCGAATCTGATAAAGATTCATACAATTATCAGAAAGCATTGCAGGATAAGAAAGTTGACCAAGAAGCCTTCAAGCTATGGACGAGGATGAGGAATGAGGTCATTTCTGAGCTTCAAGAGAAAGGGTTTGATGTAGA GGGTGAAAATCTGTTAAGTTGA
- the LOC101260389 gene encoding uncharacterized protein isoform X1 translates to MRTKAGASMAKSFDAQKYLKRVGLGKEDYHFWKQVGKALLCTYTLFGVAWVWNETSPLGWWTLKPRPKEEKELAHLYERRKFPYPGDEKAMEEFVAKGGMIGTTIGPKGIIESDKDSYNYQKALQDKKVDQEAFKLWTRMRNEVISELQEKGFDVDCIAFSCQVIWKSKLGE, encoded by the exons ATGCGTACCAAAGCAGGTGCTTCAATGGCAAAATCATTCGATGCCCAGAAGTATCTGAAGAGAGTCGGATTAGGGAAAGAAGATTATCACTTCTGGAAGCAAGTGGGAAAAGCTTTGCTCTGTACTTACACTCTGTTTGGTGTGGCGTGGGTGTGGAATGAAACCTCGCCGCTTGGTTGGTGGACTTTAAAGCCACGGccaaaggaagaaaaagaattagcacATCTATACGAACGCCGGAAATTTCCATATCCAGGTGACGAGAAAGCCATGGAAGAATTCGTTGCCAAAGGTGGGATGATTGGAACTACAATTGGTCCCAAGGGAATCATCGAATCTGATAAAGATTCATACAATTATCAGAAAGCATTGCAGGATAAGAAAGTTGACCAAGAAGCCTTCAAGCTATGGACGAGGATGAGGAATGAGGTCATTTCTGAGCTTCAAGAGAAAGGGTTTGATGTAGA TTGCATAGCCTTTAGCTGCCAGGTTATCTGGAAAAGTAAGCTAGGAGAATAA
- the LOC101260389 gene encoding uncharacterized protein isoform X3, with translation MRTKAGASMAKSFDAQKYLKRVGLGKEDYHFWKQVGKALLCTYTLFGVAWVWNETSPLGWWTLKPRPKEEKELAHLYERRKFPYPGDEKAMEEFVAKGGMIGTTIGPKGIIESDKDSYNYQKALQDKKVDQEAFKLWTRMRNEVISELQEKGFDVEK, from the exons ATGCGTACCAAAGCAGGTGCTTCAATGGCAAAATCATTCGATGCCCAGAAGTATCTGAAGAGAGTCGGATTAGGGAAAGAAGATTATCACTTCTGGAAGCAAGTGGGAAAAGCTTTGCTCTGTACTTACACTCTGTTTGGTGTGGCGTGGGTGTGGAATGAAACCTCGCCGCTTGGTTGGTGGACTTTAAAGCCACGGccaaaggaagaaaaagaattagcacATCTATACGAACGCCGGAAATTTCCATATCCAGGTGACGAGAAAGCCATGGAAGAATTCGTTGCCAAAGGTGGGATGATTGGAACTACAATTGGTCCCAAGGGAATCATCGAATCTGATAAAGATTCATACAATTATCAGAAAGCATTGCAGGATAAGAAAGTTGACCAAGAAGCCTTCAAGCTATGGACGAGGATGAGGAATGAGGTCATTTCTGAGCTTCAAGAGAAAGGGTTTGATGTAGA GAAATAG
- the PIN8 gene encoding auxin efflux carrier component 8, with product MISLRDVYHVVAATIPLYVVMILAYISVRWGKLFSPEQCSGINKFVAKFSIPLLSFQVISGSNLYKVNLKLLLADFVQKFLAVFLLAILSKLKPKGNLTWIITGLSVSTLPNTLILGIPLIKAIFGDAAAELLAQLIALQSLVWYNLLLLLFELNATKESYVMSPSEVAELEVPGEPELEEDGEEEATDRPPRKKTIMVILLTVGRKLIINPNTHATLAGIIWSSIHFRWGVNLPKIVEQSISILSDGGLGMAMFSIGVFMASQDSIIACGTKKAILAMALKFVLGPVLMAISSIVVGLKGKLFRLAIVQAALPQGIVPFVFAKEYNIHPTILSTGVIFGMLIAIPIALAYYFLLEI from the exons ATGATATCCCTACGTGATGTCTACCATGTTGTGGCAGCCACTATACCTTTATATGTTGTCATGATCTTAGCCTATATCTCTGTAAGGTGGGGGAAACTCTTTTCACCAGAGCAATGCTCTGGAATCAACAAGTTTGTAGCGAAATTTTCAATACCTTTATTGTCCTTCCAAGTGATATCAGGAAGCAACCTCTACAAAGTAAACCTGAAGCTTCTATTAGCAGATTTCGTTCAAAAATTTCTTGCTGTCTTTCTACTGGCAATTTTATCCAAACTGAAGCCCAAAGGAAACCTGACTTGGATCATAACAGGTCTTTCAGTTTCCACCCTTCCAAACACCTTAATTTTGGGGATCCCGCTAATTAAGGCCATTTTTGGAGATGCGGCAGCAGAACTACTAGCGCAGCTAATTGCACTACAGAGTTTAGTCTGGTACAACCTCCTCCTACTCCTATTCGAGCTCAATGCAACAAAAGAATCTTATGTGATGTCACCATCAGAAGTAGCAG AGCTTGAGGTCCCTGGAGAACCAGAACTAGAAGAGGACGGTGAGGAGGAAGCGACAGACAGACCCCCAAGGAAGAAAACAATTATGGTAATTCTTCTAACAGTTGGAAGGAAACTCATAATAAATCCTAATACACATGCAACTCTAGCCGGTATTATTTGGTCAAGCATACACTTCAG GTGGGGAGTCAATCTGCCAAAAATTGTTGAACAATCAATATCAATACTTTCAGATGGTGGACTAGGAATGGCAATGTTTAGCATAG GTGTTTTCATGGCATCCCAAGATAGTATTATAGCATGCGGAACCAAAAAGGCAATATTAGCAATGGCACTGAAGTTTGTTCTTGGACCTGTTCTCATGGCAATCTCATCTATTGTTGTTGGACTAAAGGGAAAATTGTTTAGATTGGCAATAGTACAG GCAGCCCTTCCCCAAGGAATCGTTCCTTTTGTGTTTGCCAAGGAGTATAACATACATCCAACCATCTTAAGTACAGG GGTAATCTTTGGCATGCTGATTGCAATACCAATTGCTTTGGCATACTATTTCCTGTTGGAAATATGA
- the PIN8 gene encoding auxin efflux carrier component 8 isoform X1, with translation MISLRDVYHVVAATIPLYVVMILAYISVRWGKLFSPEQCSGINKFVAKFSIPLLSFQVISGSNLYKVNLKLLLADFVQKFLAVFLLAILSKLKPKGNLTWIITGLSVSTLPNTLILGIPLIKAIFGDAAAELLAQLIALQSLVWYNLLLLLFELNATKESYVMSPSEVAVELEVPGEPELEEDGEEEATDRPPRKKTIMVILLTVGRKLIINPNTHATLAGIIWSSIHFRWGVNLPKIVEQSISILSDGGLGMAMFSIGVFMASQDSIIACGTKKAILAMALKFVLGPVLMAISSIVVGLKGKLFRLAIVQAALPQGIVPFVFAKEYNIHPTILSTGVIFGMLIAIPIALAYYFLLEI, from the exons ATGATATCCCTACGTGATGTCTACCATGTTGTGGCAGCCACTATACCTTTATATGTTGTCATGATCTTAGCCTATATCTCTGTAAGGTGGGGGAAACTCTTTTCACCAGAGCAATGCTCTGGAATCAACAAGTTTGTAGCGAAATTTTCAATACCTTTATTGTCCTTCCAAGTGATATCAGGAAGCAACCTCTACAAAGTAAACCTGAAGCTTCTATTAGCAGATTTCGTTCAAAAATTTCTTGCTGTCTTTCTACTGGCAATTTTATCCAAACTGAAGCCCAAAGGAAACCTGACTTGGATCATAACAGGTCTTTCAGTTTCCACCCTTCCAAACACCTTAATTTTGGGGATCCCGCTAATTAAGGCCATTTTTGGAGATGCGGCAGCAGAACTACTAGCGCAGCTAATTGCACTACAGAGTTTAGTCTGGTACAACCTCCTCCTACTCCTATTCGAGCTCAATGCAACAAAAGAATCTTATGTGATGTCACCATCAGAAGTAGCAG TAGAGCTTGAGGTCCCTGGAGAACCAGAACTAGAAGAGGACGGTGAGGAGGAAGCGACAGACAGACCCCCAAGGAAGAAAACAATTATGGTAATTCTTCTAACAGTTGGAAGGAAACTCATAATAAATCCTAATACACATGCAACTCTAGCCGGTATTATTTGGTCAAGCATACACTTCAG GTGGGGAGTCAATCTGCCAAAAATTGTTGAACAATCAATATCAATACTTTCAGATGGTGGACTAGGAATGGCAATGTTTAGCATAG GTGTTTTCATGGCATCCCAAGATAGTATTATAGCATGCGGAACCAAAAAGGCAATATTAGCAATGGCACTGAAGTTTGTTCTTGGACCTGTTCTCATGGCAATCTCATCTATTGTTGTTGGACTAAAGGGAAAATTGTTTAGATTGGCAATAGTACAG GCAGCCCTTCCCCAAGGAATCGTTCCTTTTGTGTTTGCCAAGGAGTATAACATACATCCAACCATCTTAAGTACAGG GGTAATCTTTGGCATGCTGATTGCAATACCAATTGCTTTGGCATACTATTTCCTGTTGGAAATATGA